The DNA segment TAGATTTGTTTATTGATAATATCGCTTAATCAGTCATAATGGGATGTAAGTAAAGTGATGTAATTCACTAGATGAAGAATGTGTTAAAATAATGGTCGAAATGGTAGTGTTTTGAGTGACTCGAATGTCACTCATTAAATTGAGTTATAAAAGCAGAAATCGTGGATAAGAAGGGATACGCTAAGGTCgacaagcccgggaatgggtaattatggttagaaaGCAATGTCGAGGTATTATGAAGGTATGTAATTTGATCCGTTACATTAAGTAAATTTGATATAAGAACATGTATGGTTGTGTGTAGAATAAATGTGGTGTTGATTGAAGTGACGATGTTCACAACTTGAATTTAATAGGTTAAGAATCGTTTAGAAATCGTTTGGTAGTCATTATAATGGAGGATTCCATAGATGAGCCAAGCGGTTCGAATAATTGTGTAACTAGTTGTGTTGGTGTTTAATAGTTAGCATTTGGCGTGACAATCACAAGAGCATGAAGCCATGAGATTGGTAATGAAATGCCGGTGATATCAAGCCCCGGGTGTTGGGTAAAAGCGCCTTACGACTTACTATTGTAATGGTAGTAAAATTTGCGTAAATATAGGGGGTCGAATATTTAAATAGAGATTTAGTGATTCAGCCCGTAAACCAAATTTTCGGTATAATAATTGTGGTAGGTACGTCGGTAATTTAATTACAgacgtgtaggaaaaagaatcactaaaAACGGACTTACGGATCATAAGTTATGGCAATTTTAAGTTGGGATTTGATAAAAGATTGAGCTGGGTATGTGCAACAACAGTTTAAGCAACATGCTGTGAAAAAgggggctaggcgtcacgcgacggCCCCTAATTCCggaaaaattttaatttttgttGTTTTGACCCATGGGACTTGTTTATACCCATTCTAACgttatcaaaactaacatttgatGTGGTTTTGACCTCAGGTGATTGTTGGGCTTaatccggatggcgatcaagcaatctttcaagaaccgaacacaaccttttgaagcttccgcgtatAATTAACCTTGTTGTAGACAATGTTTATAATGTAGACACTTACTATTCGTTTATGGGATGATTGTACTAGTTAGTAGTTAACTAGAATACTAGCAATATGCAAACTTCCGTTTGGTATAAATTATTAATGAAGTATTTTGGTTTTATACCCGTGTATTTTATATTAAATTCTTATAaaattagacgggtgttacaagttggtaatcagagcttaaggttgtcaacaaagtgttcggttcaagcttgatcgatcatccggtaaggattaattatttatttcAGTAGATGTTATCCTATGTAAGTAAAAGAGATGGAAATTAATGTGCACGGGAAGAGTGCGTtaatacactcaaacccggaaggTGCACTAAATGAGAACGGTCAAAGCAAGTTACGAACTTGGCTAAACTGAAGCAAACAAAGTTATGTTATAAATgagatgtttaataattgatgtaAACGATATGAAATATGTGAAAAGTGTATGGGAGGAGTGTATAAATACGCTCGAACCTGGGAAATACACTAAGTAAGAAAGGTAAGGCAAGATATGTACTTGACCAAACCGAAAAAGAAtaacacattacttatgattaagTGAGTGTGATGTAAATTTCCGTAtaataagatggaaatgaattAAATAATTATTGATTAACCATTATGGATGTTTCAGTTAAAGAAATGTCTGGAGTAACCGGAGATGATTGGACATCTCAATTGACTGAACAAATGAAAGCTAAGATTTCCGAGGCAGTCGGAAAAGCTCTAGAAAATAGTCTATCACATTATATTGATAGATTACAAACCACAATCGTGCCGGTGGTGGACGATATGATGGCTGAATTGAAAGACAGCATATTACAAGAAATAGAAGAAAGGAGGGTGTTGGATATGAATCCAAGTTCCGTAAAGAAATCCAAGTCTAATAAAGCTCCCAAGAAAGGAGTTACAAAAAGTGTGTTATATCAGTGCAAATTTTGTGGAAAAATTCACAAGGGCACATGTGGTAAGCCAAGACATAAGAAGCCTAAACGTCCAGAGAGGCTTGGAACCAAAGACGTAACCGACACAATGTCTGATGCCCAGAAGTCAAGGACAAGGTCATTTTATATAACAGCCACAGAGGCTAAAGCTGAACCTGATGTCATTTCAGGTATGTTTCTTGTAAATTTAATTTAACACAAATTTTATTCGATGCGAGTGCGAATGATAGTTGCATAAGGGCATATATGAGTAATGAATTGGGAAAATTATGTAAAAGAAATACCtatataaatgtatatatatttGTAGATAAGAAAATAAATAATGGTGAGCATGTGAAGCCGAGACAAAAGTAATCCCGATGAAAATTGCAATGGGAAGGAGTGTgcgtacactcgaacccgggaacTTAATGAAGTGAATAAATGTTGTAATGGGAAGGAGTGTAGTTACGCCCGAACCCGGAAATTGCAATAGTAATAAATAGCGAAGACAAGGTTATAGACTTGGTCAAACTAAATAAAACGTATAGAAGCATCATTAACATCAACAAACGATGTAGATAAATTCATGCAACAATAaggaataataaaattaaatgaaTTAATTTTGTTACTGTTACAAAAGGATTAAGATTAAAGATGAGAAATTAAGACTTGGACCGAGAATATTCGCGAAAAAGAAGTTAAATGGATGATACGTATTATTCGCTACTATGAATAATAAAGTATCAATAAATGCAAATTTAGAAACTTGGTTGTGGGTAACCATCCAAGTAATACATTATTAATCAAATCCTCATGAGGAAGAAAGGTGATCGCAGTGATGGATGTGATTATATAAAAGCCtagtaaaataaactttatgaaagTGTTAGAATAAGAACGGGTAAACCCCAAAAGCCGTATGACCATAACAATGGTTTTACTAAATAAGACTTAAGAAATGGGCCTTCGGAACATTAGTAAAAGAAACAGACCTAAAGGTCGCTAACGACAGAAAGGTGGTGTTCGGATCAAATAAGCAAAATGCTTGATAATAAAGGTAAATGGAAGCCGGATGACGGGAGTGTGTTACATTAAGGTAATAAGCCCAAGGGAAGGGATAAGAATTAAGGTAAATAAAAGTATAAACCAACAAACAAGAATGTTAGGGAATAGGAGTAAAGTTGACTATCATAAGCGACGAAGCACACACGGACAAGTCAAACAAGAAGAATGAAAGAATAAAAGACTTGGTGGAATAAGGGCGATGGAATACGCTAATACTAttgaataaatcaaaaccaaGTCTTAATACATGCCGGAATGGCTGCTTTGATAATGACTTCGGTAAAATACCCGATAGATGGGTAGGAATACGGATCTAtacgtaaaccaagagacggtgGCGCAGATTAAAAGTCAAAAGACTTGGATTAAGAGTTATGACTAAAAGACGATAAAATTTTgcaaaaacagaaattttgaTAGTTATGTTTAACTATTTCAGTGTGGACGGACTGAATAAAGTATAATACTCGATAGTCCAAGTAAGCGCAAACTGAATAATGGAAGCGTGAAATATTAATGAACCTGTGTGATAGGTCGTAAAAGAGTATAGAAAGGAAAATGCAAACCAGTGAAACAGAAGTGTTAAAAACATTATGATAAAGAACCTGGGAAACAGGTTGAAAGGAAGGGATTTACCCCAAATTAACGGGACATGAGGTGACAGTGACTAGCCAGTCTAGCTGATAAGATCATCCAAAGTCAAAATAGTGTTGAGAATTATATAAAACACTTGTCAATGTAGGGTAGTATGGAATAAGCATATTGGCAAACTCATACTATTGGGTAATCAAGTGGCAATCGGGATAAATAGGCGACACGATCAGGGGCGGATGTATAGTCAACTCGGGGGTTCCTGGGAACCTGTTCGGTTCGTATTTTATAGTGTTATTTTATATAAAAGTTTCCGAAGGAACCCCTTAAAATTTTGTGAGGGAACCTTATAAATAAAGCTGAAGATGGTCCACTGGTTAGTCTGTGCGCATATTAAACATCAGTTCCCGAGTTCGAGTCTCGTTAATGTTTTTTTTCTGCgggttttttttctaaaaacgaTTTTAGGGTTTAATAACTGAACACTTATCTGCCCTGGCCCCTGTATGTCGCCCTTTCCTGCAGTCAAACAACCCAAACCCAAAGAAAACACGCCACCAAGTGTGAAAACCCTTAAGCCGCTACCGCTCGCCGCCGACACCGTCGTCTCCAGCCACTTGCCACCGTTCGTTTCCTAATTCCTTACAGTCACAGTGTCACACGATTTATATAGGTATTACCCATTTGCTTTTCATGATCAGCTTAATATTTATTAATTGCAATGTTTTATGTTTATTAAGATTTAATACCAGCATTACATACACTCATTTTGTGTTGAATTGCTTTTCATTACTGATTCTAATTCCATGTGAAATTTGTTGTGAAATATAGGGTTTAGATTGTGCTTTTTTGTTCAGTTAATTGTTCGATTGAAGAATTGGTAGCTGAATTCTTCCATGTTTGTTTAATATTAAAAACTTGTTCTTTTATGTTCAAGTTAGTTGCTTCATTAGTAACTTTGAAACTTGTTGTTTGATATTTAGGTAGTATGCAAAGGGAAATTTCAAGTTTTTTCCAAAGACAACCATCAAATgttgaatcatcatcttcaagtaGTAAACCATTGAAAATAGATATGGATAATCTTCCATGGGATCCTTCCGAGAGGAAACCGATTTCATCTTATCACCCAAGTCAAAAAGATGAAATTAGACGGGCATATTTGCTTAGAGGTCCATGTCAACCGCAAGGGAAAAAAGATGATTTTCCACAAACCCAAGTCGGTAATGGTGATAGGTTAAGGCGTTTTAATCCGAAATGGTACACAGAAAAGCATGGGAATTGGTTGGAATATAGTGTCAAAACAGATAAAGTGTATTGCTTATATTTTTACTTGTTTCATGAAGTGGTCAAAATGATGCATTTGTGAGTGAAGGGGTACGATGTTGGCACAAGAAAGAAGAAAAATTAAACGAACATGTTGGTAAAGGCAATAATACTTTTCACGAAAGAGCCGTTGAAAAAGGGGAAGACTTACTTAAAGAAGCTCAATCTGTACTTGTgtgtaataaaaaaaaatctgagaaagaaagaaaagaatatAGAACGCGATTAAGTGCTTCGGTTATGATTGCTCAAGGATTGTTGAATGGTGGGTTACCTTTTCGGGGTCATGATGAGCCTGAAGAATCCTTATATAGAGGACATTTCATAGAGTTTTTGAAATTGTTCGGACAAATAAATGAAGAAATTAGTAAGGTCATTTTAAGTAATGCTTCCCGTAAAAACCAAATGACAGCCCCATCAATACAAAAAGATATTTGTAATTGTTTTGCAGAAGAAGTGTTAAAGAAGATATTTGAAGAACTTGGTGATGATGTATTTTCTATATTAGTTGATGAATCGAGAGATATTTctaaaaaggaacaaatggctGTGGTTTTGAGGTATGTTGATAAATTAGGATTTGTGAAGGAGCGTTTCATCGGTCTTGTTCATGTTAAGGAAACAACCGCTTTATCTCTTAAACATGCAATTGATGAATTGTTTGCTCGCTACAATTTGAGTTTGGGTAGGGTTAGAGGCCAAGGATATGACGGCGCAAGCAACATGTCCGGTGAATTTAACGGTTTgaaaactttgattttgaaagaaaattcttCGGCATATTttgttcattgctttgttcacCAACTTCAACTTGTTGTTGTGGCCCTTGTAAATAAACATTTTGAAACTTGCAAGTTTTTTTAAGAAGTATCAGATTTGACCAATGTTGTTGGTGCATCTTGCAAACGAATAGATTTACTAAGAGAAAGTCAAAGAGAGAGGTTGCAAGAGCCGGGGAATCAAGAAATGTCAATTGCAAGAGCCGGAGATATACGTTGGAGTTCTCATGAAAAAACACTTCTTCGTTTGCTTACTTTATATCCTTGTGTTCTTGACGTGCTTGAATATATAGAAACTTCAGCATGGGATAAAATTCACAAAGCACAAGCATATGGACTTCAGTTATACGTGAAAAGTTATAAGTTTGTATTTTATTTACATTTGATGAAGCATATTTTGGGAGTTACTAACTTATTGTGTGTCGCTCTTCAAAGAAAGAATCAAGATATTATAAATGCGGTTGAACTAGTTAGATCAACGAAAGAAGAATTACAAAGGTATCGACTTGAAGGCTTTGACTCACTTTTGAAAGATGTCACATGCTTTTGTGACAAGTATGATATTGAGATGATTAACATGGAAGACGAGTATGTTGACCCGAAATATAGAAGAAAAAAGACCAACATCACCAATCGTCACCATTTTGAAGTTAATAATTTCAACACGGTTCTCGATATGCAAATTCAAGAGCTTGGAAACCGTTTTAACGAGGTAACCACCGACTTGCTTACATGTATGAGTTCCTTGAGCCCATGTCATAATTTTAGTTCCtttaataaattaaatttattaaagttggctgagatgtatccGCGTGATTTTACTTTTGATGAAAAAGACGATCTTACTGATGAACTCGGCCACTACATTCGTAATGTGAAAAAAGATAGTCGGTTTAACAACTTGaatgggataagtgatcttgccaaaaAGATGGTGGAAACTAGAAAACACATTGATTATCAATTGGTTTATCGATTAATGAAGTTGTCACTAGTTTTACCGGTTGCAACGACAAGCGTTGAAAGAAGTTTTTCTTCAGTGAAGCATGTAAAGACGGAATTACGTAATAGGATGGGTGATGGATACATGAACGATGCTTGCATTTGCTACGTTGAAAGAGAGTTTTTACAACAAGTTTCTGTCGAGAATGTAATGCAACGTTTTCAAAAGATGAAACCTCGTAGGGAACAACTTTAGGTATGCTTTTTATTTTATTCGTAAAGACTATCTTATTTATGTTtcgtgtttttaaatttatcatgATGTTTTTTTTCATTATTGTATGGTATTTTTATTATGTTATGAACTTTACCCGACCCGAATCGTCGAACTGTTCCGTATTTTTTTATGTACGGACATATGATATCGGAACACTTAAAAAGTGAACCCCCTGGAAAAAatttctggatccgccactgaacAAGATAAGAAATGCGAGACACAAGTTACGGTCCATGAGGACTTACACGTAAAAGACGCATGCGTCAAGGCAAAGGATAACTTTTGGGTAAAAGAAAGAATGCCTTAAAAACAAAACTAAGTTATTTTAGTCCAAGCCAAATAACTACTTAaaagaaggtttcggggacgaaacctctttaaggggggtagacttgtaacaccccaaaaatatagaTTTTGTATTATAAATTAAATGACGGTAATTATCAAgataaaataactaggaataaacAACCTAGTTAGTTAAAAAGCTTGAAATGATAGAACAAACATGGTTAAAATACCCTTTATAAAAACTTGTGTAAAGTGGAGGGACTAGACATGGGCAAATGAATTAAAGTTTAAATTAAATCAAATattaaacacaaaacacacacatacgtggtGTGTGTTCTGCGATTCCAATCAGAGCCAGGGGAGCTCTCATGCTCAAAACCCTAATGTGCAAGAATTGATCAAATCAAGAGGCCAAATCAaacccaaatcgaaatccaagcacaaattagtgatcacctcagtgaagtga comes from the Helianthus annuus cultivar XRQ/B chromosome 4, HanXRQr2.0-SUNRISE, whole genome shotgun sequence genome and includes:
- the LOC110933490 gene encoding zinc finger MYM-type protein 1-like yields the protein MDVSVKEMSGVTGDDWTSQLTEQMKAKISEAVGKALENSLSHYIDRLQTTIVPVVDDMMAELKDSILQEIEERRVLDMNPSSVKKSKSNKAPKKGVTKSVLYQCKFCGKIHKGTCGKPRHKKPKRPERLGTKDVTDTMSDAQKSRTRSFYITATEAKAEPDVISGSMQREISSFFQRQPSNVESSSSSSKPLKIDMDNLPWDPSERKPISSYHPSQKDEIRRAYLLRGPCQPQGKKDDFPQTQVGNGDRLRRFNPKCGQNDAFVSEGVRCWHKKEEKLNEHVGKGNNTFHERAVEKGEDLLKEAQSVLVCNKKKSEKERKEYRTRLSASVMIAQGLLNGGLPFRGHDEPEESLYRGHFIEFLKLFGQINEEISKVILSNASRKNQMTAPSIQKDICNCFAEEVLKKIFEELGDDVFSILVDESRDISKKEQMAVVLRYVDKLGFVKERFIGLVHVKETTALSLKHAIDELFARYNLSLGRVRGQGYDGASNMSGEFNDLTNVVGASCKRIDLLRESQRERLQEPGNQEMSIARAGDIRWSSHEKTLLRLLTLYPCVLDVLEYIETSAWDKIHKAQAYGLQLYVKSYKFVFYLHLMKHILGVTNLLCVALQRKNQDIINAVELVRSTKEELQRYRLEGFDSLLKDVTCFCDKYDIEMINMEDEYVDPKYRRKKTNITNRHHFEVNNFNTVLDMQIQELGNRFNELAEMYPRDFTFDEKDDLTDELGHYIRNVKKDSRFNNLNGISDLAKKMVETRKHIDYQLVYRLMKLSLVLPVATTSVERSFSSVKHVKTELRNRMGDGYMNDACICYVEREFLQQVSVENVMQRFQKMKPRREQL